A DNA window from Hordeum vulgare subsp. vulgare chromosome 1H, MorexV3_pseudomolecules_assembly, whole genome shotgun sequence contains the following coding sequences:
- the LOC123416458 gene encoding transcription factor PCF6-like, translating into MISAGDHGNDRRKFEPAAAGNKALQAAAAASRHWSASTESRIVRVSRVFGGKDRHSKVRTVKGLRDRRVRLSVPTAIQLYDLQDRLGLSQPSKVVDWLLNAAQHEIDKLPPLHFPPHDDDLLLSAHHHHHLQSPASMAMVPPFSHATAATASMMVADGGKATQSAHDGAGDLKGFMSLSNSLGLVNGAGAAMPSLAAAQAGSYHHHYAAHEAWSNGGGNVVQEQLGGHRSSPFQSLLSLAPVSQFVFYTPEDGFAMKDVASDDQFPVDNLNDSQGQLSLSSERSFLHSGGQG; encoded by the coding sequence ATGATAAGCGCCGGCGACCATGGGAACGACCGCCGGAAGTTCGAGCCGGCGGCGGCCGGGAACAAGGCCctgcaggcggcggcggcggcctcgcGGCACTGGTCCGCGTCCACCGAGTCGCGGATCGTGCGCGTGTCGCGCGTGTTCGGCGGCAAGGACCGGCACAGCAAGGTGAGGACCGTCAAGGGGCTGCGGGACCGCCGGGTGCGCCTCTCCGTGCCCACGGCCATCCAGCTCTACGACCTCCAGGACCGCCTCGGCCTCAGCCAGCCCAGCAAGGTGGTGGACTGGCTCCTCAACGCCGCCCAGCACGAGATCGACAAGCTGCCGCCGCTCCACTTCCCGCCGCACGACGAcgacctcctcctctccgcccaccaccaccaccacctgcagTCGCCCGCCTCCATGGCCATGGTGCCTCCGTTCTCGCACGCGACGGCAGCCACGGCGTCAATGATGGTCGCCGACGGCGGCAAGGCGACGCAGTCGGCCCACGATGGAGCCGGCGACCTCAAGGGGTTCATGAGCCTCAGCAACTCTCTAGGCCTGGTGAACGGCGCCGGAGCCGCCATGCCGTCGCTGGCCGCGGCCCAAGCTGGGTCCTACCACCACCACTACGCCGCTCATGAGGCTTGGAGCAATGGCGGCGGCAATGTCGTCCAAGAGCAGCTGGGCGGCCATCGCTCTTCGCCGTTCCAGTCGCTGCTGTCCTTGGCCCCGGTGTCTCAGTTCGTCTTCTACACGCCGGAGGACGGCTTCGCCATGAAAGACGTCGCTTCCGACGATCAGTTCCCCGTAGATAACCTCAACGATTCGCAGGGCCAGCTATCGCTGAGCTCGGAGAGAAGCTTTCTTCACTCAGGAGGCCAGGGTTGA